In Chloroflexota bacterium, the following are encoded in one genomic region:
- the smc gene encoding chromosome segregation protein SMC has protein sequence MHLKRLDLVGFKSFANRTTFLFEPGISVVVGPNGSGKSNVADAVRWALGEQSPRAIRGRRGEDVIFVGSQGRQPLGLAEVSLTLDNSEGRIPLDYSEVKITRRLYRSGEAEYLVNGSKVRLRDIHQWLMHAALDAEAYVVVGQGSVDQLILQRPEERRVVIDNAADIRRHQARLHETRTRLAATEENLLRCRAVIAELEPHVIRLRAQAERAERAKVLREELARLAGRWLRHALAGARAELTRARTDAAAARQQAERQEAEVADLERLARDAEHAATEAETTVSDLEPKLAAAREEVARVGRELARAEERLAGADDAESRLLAEWERQREREAALSTERTTLLAQQTAARAALAEAERAVQAGAEADRADDEAARRADAEVAGARRRLGALDGELRGAAGSLDEATGRVERLERRLSRQGEDVERLTRDLERVRGEAATRAAAAESAAAALLDARRRREALTGRREEIRQQLDRLRAEQHRLAGDRQRLEIARQAAEESGSGLKGGAAATLRGRLTSVRGLLAGELSVLEQHRAAVEAALGERAQVVVLGESGELPTALQLLHERANERVGLVSADDAAGGASLDRLRAAVEASLAGLDDLDIAGWADDLVEIGPELGAVARRVLGSTVVVANAGQAARAARRLAASADVPPGWQVAAQDGVLVRATGEWWVGRDRQAERLVRRRSELQRVQGELEAVGAALADVERRLAETDRQQAGLAGEERAVRDALTAAETADRKAALDAGNAAAQASRLERELREATAAGPAIEADLGRARQQRDGSGARRTEAERKRLEGVEALERAEREQGALAARLAERRSERAGRQADLARCRAEAQGVDQLLNRLDADLANAARAAAESERRVDGERQRRQELRAGAGTLRQALKAAEVAVQPLLDALTAAREARQQARAKRAAIEQRAGELRAVARSGRTVLEAAAIAESRAGDRLERVRREAQEYVDDLAGLDDTIQLRLDLGDEPTGEREEEPEEAGPPFDPDAARRRMTTLRRELRSIGDVGEATLLEFRELSERHAFLVTQTADLEQAGTELQGVMEELTGLMKDAFDTAFARVNVAFGEYFARLFAGGHAELVLSKPDEVLESGVDIVARPPGKRLQPLVSLSGGERALTMVALIFALLKANPAPFCVLDEVDAALDESNVRRFTAVLNELSDRTQFVVVSHNRATMESAQSLYGISMDTVGVSTVVSLKLPAQETPAVETNGASSAQPATAAI, from the coding sequence ATGCACCTCAAACGGCTTGACCTCGTCGGCTTCAAGAGCTTCGCGAACCGGACGACGTTCCTGTTCGAGCCGGGCATCTCGGTGGTGGTCGGGCCGAACGGCTCCGGCAAGAGCAACGTCGCGGATGCCGTGCGCTGGGCGCTCGGGGAGCAGAGTCCGCGTGCGATCCGTGGCCGGCGCGGCGAGGACGTCATCTTCGTCGGGTCGCAGGGGCGGCAGCCGCTCGGGCTGGCCGAAGTCTCGCTGACGCTCGATAACTCCGAGGGGCGCATCCCGCTCGACTACTCGGAAGTGAAGATCACCCGCCGCCTGTACCGCTCCGGCGAGGCCGAGTACCTCGTCAACGGCTCGAAGGTCCGCCTGCGCGACATCCACCAGTGGCTGATGCACGCCGCGCTCGACGCCGAGGCGTACGTCGTGGTGGGCCAGGGCAGCGTCGATCAGTTGATCTTGCAGCGGCCCGAGGAACGGCGGGTGGTGATCGACAACGCCGCCGACATCCGCCGTCATCAGGCGCGGCTGCACGAGACGCGCACCCGGCTGGCCGCGACCGAGGAGAACCTGCTGCGCTGCCGAGCGGTCATCGCCGAGCTGGAGCCGCACGTCATCCGCCTGCGCGCCCAGGCCGAGCGCGCCGAGCGGGCGAAAGTCCTCCGCGAAGAGCTGGCGCGGCTGGCCGGTCGCTGGCTGCGCCACGCGCTGGCCGGCGCCCGCGCCGAGCTGACCAGGGCCCGCACAGACGCCGCCGCCGCCCGCCAACAGGCCGAGCGCCAGGAGGCCGAGGTTGCCGACCTCGAACGGCTGGCCCGCGATGCCGAACACGCCGCCACCGAGGCCGAGACAACGGTCTCCGATCTGGAGCCGAAGCTCGCGGCGGCTCGTGAGGAGGTGGCGCGCGTCGGGCGGGAGCTGGCCCGCGCCGAGGAGCGGCTGGCCGGGGCCGACGACGCCGAATCTCGCCTGCTGGCCGAGTGGGAGCGGCAGCGCGAGCGTGAGGCTGCCCTCAGCACCGAGCGCACGACCCTGCTGGCCCAGCAGACGGCCGCCCGCGCCGCCCTGGCCGAGGCCGAGCGGGCGGTGCAGGCCGGTGCGGAGGCTGACCGTGCCGACGACGAGGCCGCCCGCCGCGCCGACGCCGAGGTGGCGGGGGCACGGCGGCGGCTGGGCGCGTTGGACGGCGAGCTGCGGGGCGCGGCCGGCTCGCTGGACGAGGCTACAGGGCGGGTCGAGCGGCTGGAGCGGCGACTGTCCCGCCAGGGCGAGGACGTGGAACGGCTGACCCGTGACCTGGAACGGGTAAGGGGTGAGGCCGCCACACGCGCCGCCGCCGCCGAGAGCGCCGCCGCCGCGCTGCTGGACGCTCGCCGTCGCCGCGAAGCGCTCACGGGGCGGCGCGAGGAGATCCGCCAGCAGCTCGACCGTCTGCGGGCCGAGCAGCACCGCCTGGCCGGCGACCGTCAGCGGCTGGAGATCGCGCGGCAGGCGGCGGAGGAGAGCGGTAGCGGGCTGAAGGGCGGCGCTGCGGCGACCCTGCGTGGACGTCTCACGAGCGTGCGCGGGCTGCTGGCTGGCGAGCTGTCCGTGCTCGAACAGCATCGGGCGGCCGTCGAGGCGGCGCTGGGTGAGCGGGCGCAGGTGGTCGTGCTCGGGGAGAGCGGAGAGCTGCCGACGGCGCTGCAACTGCTCCACGAGCGGGCCAACGAGCGGGTCGGGCTGGTCAGCGCCGACGATGCAGCGGGCGGCGCGAGCCTGGACCGGCTGCGGGCGGCTGTCGAGGCGTCGCTGGCTGGCCTGGACGATCTGGACATCGCCGGCTGGGCCGACGATCTCGTCGAGATCGGGCCTGAGCTTGGGGCGGTGGCGCGGCGGGTGCTCGGCAGCACCGTGGTCGTGGCGAACGCCGGGCAGGCCGCCAGGGCGGCGCGGCGGCTGGCGGCCTCGGCGGATGTGCCGCCGGGCTGGCAGGTGGCCGCGCAAGACGGCGTCCTGGTTCGGGCGACCGGCGAATGGTGGGTCGGGCGGGACCGGCAGGCCGAGCGGCTGGTGCGGCGACGCTCCGAGCTGCAGCGCGTCCAGGGAGAGCTGGAGGCGGTCGGGGCGGCGCTGGCGGACGTCGAGCGGCGGCTGGCTGAGACGGATCGCCAGCAGGCCGGGCTGGCCGGCGAGGAACGGGCCGTCCGCGATGCGCTGACCGCCGCCGAGACCGCCGACCGCAAGGCCGCGCTGGATGCCGGCAACGCGGCGGCGCAGGCCTCGCGACTGGAGCGTGAGCTACGCGAGGCCACGGCGGCCGGCCCGGCGATCGAGGCCGATCTCGGGCGTGCCCGGCAGCAGCGCGACGGCTCCGGGGCGCGCCGCACCGAGGCCGAGCGGAAGCGGCTGGAGGGCGTCGAAGCGCTGGAACGGGCCGAACGGGAACAGGGCGCGCTGGCGGCCCGGCTGGCCGAGCGCCGCTCCGAGCGGGCCGGCCGCCAGGCCGATCTCGCGCGCTGCCGCGCCGAAGCCCAGGGCGTGGATCAGTTGCTCAATCGCCTCGACGCCGACCTCGCCAACGCTGCCCGCGCGGCCGCTGAGAGCGAGCGGCGGGTGGACGGCGAGCGGCAGCGTCGGCAGGAGCTGCGGGCGGGGGCCGGAACGCTCCGTCAGGCGCTCAAGGCTGCCGAGGTGGCCGTGCAGCCGCTGCTCGACGCCCTGACCGCTGCCCGCGAGGCCCGCCAGCAGGCCCGCGCGAAGCGCGCCGCCATCGAGCAGCGGGCCGGCGAGCTACGGGCCGTGGCCCGGTCTGGGCGGACAGTCCTGGAAGCGGCGGCCATCGCGGAGAGCCGCGCCGGCGACCGCCTGGAGCGGGTCCGCCGTGAAGCCCAGGAGTACGTGGACGACCTGGCCGGCCTGGACGACACGATCCAGCTGCGGCTCGACCTGGGCGACGAACCGACAGGTGAGCGCGAGGAGGAGCCCGAGGAGGCCGGTCCGCCGTTCGACCCGGATGCTGCCCGCCGCCGGATGACGACCTTGCGCCGCGAGCTGCGCTCCATCGGCGACGTCGGCGAGGCCACGCTGCTCGAGTTCCGCGAGTTGAGCGAACGACACGCGTTCCTGGTGACCCAGACGGCTGACCTGGAGCAGGCCGGCACGGAGCTGCAGGGCGTCATGGAAGAGCTGACCGGGCTGATGAAGGACGCCTTCGACACGGCGTTCGCGCGGGTCAACGTGGCGTTCGGGGAGTACTTCGCACGGCTGTTCGCGGGCGGGCACGCCGAGCTGGTGCTGAGCAAACCGGACGAGGTGCTGGAAAGCGGCGTGGACATCGTGGCGCGCCCGCCCGGCAAGCGGCTCCAGCCGCTGGTGAGCCTGTCCGGGGGCGAGCGGGCGCTGACGATGGTGGCCTTGATCTTCGCCTTGCTGAAGGCGAACCCGGCCCCGTTCTGCGTGCTGGACGAGGTTGACGCCGCCCTGGACGAGTCGAACGTGCGCCGGTTCACTGCCGTCCTGAACGAGCTGAGCGACCGCACCCAGTTCGTGGTCGTGTCCCACAACCGCGCCACGATGGAGTCGGCCCAGTCGCTGTATGGGATCTCGATGGACACGGTCGGCGTGAGCACGGTGGTGTCGCTCAAGCTGCCCGCACAGGAGACGCCGGCCGTCGAGACGAATGGCGCATCCTCGGCCCAGCCTGCGACCGCCGCCATCTGA
- a CDS encoding sulfite exporter TauE/SafE family protein: MELLQGIDLGYIVLLFGVGLTCGFLSGIVGMGGALLLVPALAFVGGIPFKLATGIAALHGLAVGVFAYLVHGRYGAVDGRIGVAAGIASVAGGLIGAAISGWVDAFAVKLIYLAAATLSLILLLVKVGGASARVQRRVPRVYTKAAAFGMFTGVIAGNIGAGGTFMVIPLFRAALKMPIHRAIGTSMLVSIFTAVASTSGKALMGQVPWTQAAIVVTGSALGTMVGARLTRRIPSGPLRWLLIGMLLLLLARTAADLFIG, encoded by the coding sequence GTGGAGCTGCTGCAAGGCATCGATCTGGGATACATTGTGCTGCTGTTCGGCGTTGGCCTGACGTGCGGCTTCCTCTCGGGGATCGTCGGGATGGGCGGCGCACTGCTGCTGGTGCCGGCCCTGGCGTTCGTCGGCGGCATCCCGTTCAAGCTTGCCACGGGCATCGCGGCGCTGCACGGCCTCGCCGTCGGCGTGTTCGCCTATCTCGTGCACGGCCGGTACGGCGCGGTGGACGGCCGGATCGGCGTGGCGGCCGGGATCGCCAGCGTCGCCGGCGGGCTGATCGGCGCGGCGATCTCCGGCTGGGTTGACGCCTTCGCCGTGAAGCTGATCTACCTTGCGGCGGCCACGCTCTCGCTGATCCTTTTGCTGGTCAAGGTCGGCGGCGCATCCGCGCGCGTCCAGCGGCGCGTGCCCCGCGTCTACACGAAGGCGGCGGCGTTCGGCATGTTCACGGGCGTGATCGCTGGCAACATCGGGGCGGGCGGCACCTTCATGGTGATCCCGCTCTTTCGAGCGGCCTTGAAGATGCCGATCCACCGCGCCATCGGCACCAGCATGCTGGTCTCGATCTTTACGGCGGTCGCCTCGACCAGCGGCAAGGCGCTGATGGGGCAGGTGCCGTGGACCCAGGCGGCCATCGTGGTCACGGGCAGCGCGCTGGGCACGATGGTTGGAGCCCGCCTGACGCGGCGGATTCCGTCGGGGCCGTTGCGCTGGCTGCTGATCGGGATGCTGCTCCTGCTGCTCGCGCGGACGGCCGCCGACCTGTTCATTGGGTGA